TTTCCAACCAAATCCCTTACTTCCGCTTGAGTTTTCTTCAAACATTTTGGGTTTTTCATGAGGGCACTCATGACCCAAATCACAGTGGCTGCGGTTGTGTTAGTTCCAGCAATAAACACGTTCTGCATAACAAAAAAAGGTAAAAGGAAAAAAACAACCATGGTTATATTATATATGTGCATAAAGTGTGTAGCTAATGATAAAAAATAGAAAAGTGAAGATGAGATGACCATAAGAATAGCTTTTATATGATCTATGGTAAGATCAAATGGAAAATCACGATCCATCCTTATTCGTAGTAACACGTCAAGTAGGTCTTCTTCCTGTGGTATTATCCTATTCGGATCAAGATGTTCATCAATGAGTTGTTGGTAGAAGGTATCAAGTTCTTTGAAAGTTTTTTCAAGACGAGTGAGAAACCCAGTGAATCTATCTACCCAACCCATGAAAGGAAAATAATCAGAGAAACTAAAGGATGACAACATGGCTTCACTTTCTTTGTGCAGCTCGTTGACCCTGCTTCTTTCAGCTCCACCATCGTATCTCTTTCCGAATCCTATTCTGCAAATTATTGAACGTGAAAGGCACATCATTGACTCACTCAAGTTAACAGGCTGAGAATCAACCGATAATTGATATATTTTTTCGACCAGGCGACCTACTTCGTCTTCTCGGATGGGACGATACTTTTTCACTCTGCTAAAGAGATGTACAACACTAAGTTTCCTCATCTCCTTCAAATAGTCCGTGTACGGTGAAAAAGCCAAATCCAAGGCGTTGTAAGATAATCTCGTAGCACCACGTAGTCTAGGCCTGCTGCAAAAGTCGAGGTCATGGGTTTTCAAAACCGCTTCAGCCATTTTTGCTGAAGAAACTACAAGGGTTGGCTTAAATCCAAATCGCAAGGACATAAGAGGACCATAGTTTTGAGAGAGTTTCCAAAGGAAAATATGAGGGAGGAGTGAGTTATCAAGCATCAGCATATGTAAGTGACCAATGAAGGGAAGACCTGGAGGGCCTGGGGGAAGATGATTAAAATTGCCATTGTTGTTAATGCTATGTTTTAGCAGAATTATGAAGAGGAAGAAGGGGAGAGCTAGAAGAAATATCATAAATAGTGCAATTGCCATTCTGTTCCACTCAATCTGTTTGAAACTTTTGGGAAAGATTTACAATTAGAATAGCATGTATTTTGCTCTTTTGCTTTTCATGGGCATTGGTTTATGTGGTGGATTAGAAatccattttactattattaattttttattaagtttgatgtcactaaaattattaaaatattttttatatagaaaacagtaataaatattaatataatggtgtttttatattttcatatttttaataaaaaacgcATGAATTTTAAGCATgattattttaatcaaaatttcacttaattttattttataaatatatcttttACATAAATATTTTTTCAATAATGGGTGTTTCAACTCAACAATGACTTATCAAACAAAGGTAAAAATGTCATTTACtataaaagaaaaagtaatttaaaaataacCAGGTAGATATGTCGTTGGTCATTAAGATAGTTTTAACCG
The Gossypium arboreum isolate Shixiya-1 chromosome 10, ASM2569848v2, whole genome shotgun sequence genome window above contains:
- the LOC108488869 gene encoding 6,7,8-trihydroxycoumarin synthase-like gives rise to the protein MAIALFMIFLLALPFFLFIILLKHSINNNGNFNHLPPGPPGLPFIGHLHMLMLDNSLLPHIFLWKLSQNYGPLMSLRFGFKPTLVVSSAKMAEAVLKTHDLDFCSRPRLRGATRLSYNALDLAFSPYTDYLKEMRKLSVVHLFSRVKKYRPIREDEVGRLVEKIYQLSVDSQPVNLSESMMCLSRSIICRIGFGKRYDGGAERSRVNELHKESEAMLSSFSFSDYFPFMGWVDRFTGFLTRLEKTFKELDTFYQQLIDEHLDPNRIIPQEEDLLDVLLRIRMDRDFPFDLTIDHIKAILMNVFIAGTNTTAATVIWVMSALMKNPKCLKKTQAEVRDLVGKKGFINEDDVQALTYLKGVVKETFRLHPTAPMLLPRETLRNCNIGGYQIPAKTLVYVNAWAIGRDPKVWKNPEEFCPERFLGSSIDYKGLNFEFLPFGAGRRVCPGMCIGVAEVELALANLLYKFDWEMPTGMNKEDLDFDAVPGLAVLKKNDLILMARKIYD